GTCGGTACCGTTGACGAATGAAATCTCGAGCTTGAGTAATGGTGATTTTGATTTTGCGACGTTATCGTGGTCGAGTGATTTTCAAGATCCAATTGATTTCTTGAATAAGGCTTCCGTGACTAATTCAGTTGATTTTGGAAAGTTCAAGTTACCAGCTTATGAAGCGCAAATCGCACAACTGGCGGCTGGTACTCAAAGTACAACGCAACGGTATCAAACGATGCAGCAAGCCGCTAAATTAGTTGCGACTGAACAAGGTGTCACGCCATTGTATCAAACTGCGGCTGCTCATTTGGTTAGTGATAAGGTCGGGGGCATTCATTTTACGTTGTTACGAGATGCCTTGTATCGTTATGCTTATTGGAAATAACGGCTTTTAGCAGTGAGTTCTGCCAGCGTCATAGCCTGTTTATTTGCTCAGATTACGGTAAAATAGAAGATAACCCAAGATGTTTCACGTGAAACATTTAAAATTAACGGTTAGTGAAGGGATTGGTCAGCATGGCGGCAAAGTTTCAATTCGAACCAACAGCAATAACGGCATTAAAGGATCAGTATGATGTGATTATTATTGGTTCTGGCAGTAGTGGCTTAGTTAGTGCAGTTCAGGCCCATGAGTTAGGATTGCGGCCGGTTATTTTAGAAAAAATGCCTAAAATCGGTGGCAATACGACGCGGGCATCTTCTGGGATGAATGCGGCTGAAAGCTTGGTGCAATTAAAACACCACGTGGTGGATAGCTATGCTGATTTTTATCATGAGACTTTGATTGGTGGCGGTCGTCAAAATGACCCAGCCTTGTTGGATTATTTTGCGTCACATGGCGCCTTAGCGCTTGATTGGCTGGCAGCACATCAGATTGAACTAGACGACTTAACCATTACCGGAGGGATGCGAGTTAAACGCACCCACCGACCAAGTAGTCTAGCACCAATTGGGGGCTTTTTGATCACGCAATTATTAAAAGTGATTGCAGCTGAAAAGATTCCACTGTTTACTGAAGTCACGGTGACCAGCTTACAACAAACGGAAGCTAAAGTTACGGGAGTACGAGTGACCTTAGCCACCGGTGAAGAACGAACGTTACAAAGCGCAGCGGTAATTTTAGCCACCGGTGGTTTTGGCGCCAACCGGACTTTGATTGGCAACTATCGGCCAGATTTGACGGCTTATCAAACCACTAATCAACCAGGTGCGACCGGTGATGGCTTAACTTTAGCCACCCAGGTCGGCGCACAACTAGTTGATATGGATCAGATTCAGGTTCATCCGACTGTGCAACAAGAGACGGATCATCCGTTCTTAATTGGTGAAGCCGTGCGTGGCGAGGGCGCTATCTTGGTCAATCAAGCGGGACAACGGTTTGTGAACGAGTTAGCGACCCGAAAAGCTGTCACAGCGGCGATTGACCAGTTACCAACTAAGCATGCTACTTTGATTTTGGATCAATCTGTACGGCAACGCGTGCCCGCAATTGAATTTTACGATCATATGGGGTTAGTTGAAACCGGCGCAACCTTAACTGAATTAGCGGCTAAAATTAATCTGCCAGCTGCGGCGTTAACGCAAACCGTGACGACTTGGAATACGGCCGTGGCGACACAAAATGATGCGGCTTTTAACCGGAAAACTGGCATGAGTCATGGCCTTAAGACGGGACCATTCTATGCGATTCGCATTGCACCAGCTGTACATTATACGATGGGTGGGGTTAAGATTAACCGGCAAACCCAAGTCTTAAATGCCAACCAACAAGTGATTCCAGGGCTCTATGCGGCCGGTGAAGTAGTTGGCGGGCTGCATGGAAATAACCGGATTGGTGGTAACTCAATTGCTGAAACCGTGATTTTTGGTCGGCAGGCAGGGCAACAAGTCTATCGTTATTTAACGGCACTTAAAACTGAATAAACTAAAGCGGGGCCGTCAAATATGGCGGCCCCACTTTTTGTAACTGATTGGAAGGGGTGCTGAAATCGGCAAAACTGTGGCAATTAATGTGTTTGTTCAGAGAACTAAACAGCCGAAAGTGACTAACCAATTGGTACTTTATTAGGTTGTCACGATAAATAAGTGCTGATTTGGATGCGATGGGGCATCCAAATCAGCTACGACCGAATTATGGGTGCACCCCTTATTAGTGGGGAGTGTTTTCGATGAAGCCAAAAGCATTTTTACCAATCGGTCAACTTGGAAAGTGAAAACGACTTAAGCTTGCTTGATGAAGTTTTGACCGGCTTTAATTAAGTCAGCGGTCTGCTGATTAAGTAGCGGTGGTAATTGGTCGAAATCAAAGTAGGCTAGTTTTAAAGTTTCATTGGTGGCTTGACGTAAAACCTGTCCGCCAACTGCGCGGACTAAGAATAGTCGCGTGATTGTTTGGGCGATATCGCCATTTGGATAGGCGGTTTCGCCGCGATCAAAAATACCAATGGGGGCTACTATCTCAACCTTGAGGCCACTGTCTTCTTCGTATTCGCGGACGCAAGCAGTGGCATAAGTTTCGCCGTATTCTAAATAACCACCGGGTAAGCTCCAATTATGGGTATCAGTCCGTAAGTTCAGGAGTACCCGTTGCTGTTCATCAACTAAAATTCCAGCGGCCGTGTTTAAAATAATGGGCTTGTGGCCCACTAAAGCGCGAATTTCTTGAATATAATTTGCCATTATTATGCCTCACCTTCATGGTTGTTAAAGTTAATTATACGCGTTGCTGATAATAAATAAACCGGTTACAGCCGCGGAAATTGCCAATTTTGTTGGGCCTTAAATAGCGACTTTAATGCTAACTGGGTTTGCGCATCCGTCGTTTTTTAGCTAAGATGGTAGCTATATCCTGCTATCATAGTAGCAGTAGTTCTTTGAATAATGAAAAGAGAGAAAACGATGCAAAGAAAATTAAGTACGGGCCAAATGCAGATGATTGCATTAGGTGGCACGATTGGCGTAGGGCTCTTCATGGGTTCTGGCTCAACCATCAAGTGGACCGGACCGTCAGTTTTGATTGCGTATATCGTCGCCGGCGCTTTTTTGTACCTGATTATGCGAGCTTTGGGTGAAATGCTGTACGTTGATCCAAATACGGGGTCTTTTGCCAAGTTTGCTTCTGAATATATTCATCCGGTCTTCGGCTATTTAACCGCATGGAGTAATGTCTTCCAGTTTGTGGTGGTTGGGATGAGTGAGATGATTGCGTTAGGCGGCTATTGCCGCTATTGGTGGCCAAACTTACCAGACTGGATTCCAGGCTTAATTGCGATTGGTTTTTTATGTGCGGCTAATTTGATTTCGGTCAAGATGTTTGGCGCCTTGGAAACTTGGTTCTCCCTCATTAAAGTGGTCACCATCATTTTAATGATTATTGCGGGGCTGGGACTGATCTTGTTTGGTTTTGGGAATCATGGTCATGCTATTGGTATCAGTAACCTGTGGGCGCACGGCGGCTTTTTCACGGGTGGGGTGAAAGGTTTCATGTTTGCCTTAGCAATTGTCTTGGCGTCTTATCAGGGGATTGAACTGATTGGTGTGACGGCTGGTGAAGCTGAAAATCCGCAGAGCACGTTAGTTAAAGCGATCCGGTCGACCGTCGCTAGAATTTTGATTTTTTACGTCGGCGCCATTTTCGTGATTGTTAGTATTTATCCCTGGGATCAATTGAGTCAGATCGGCTCCCCCTTCGTTCAAACGTTTGCCAAGATTGGGATTACTGCGGCCGCGTCGATTATTAATTTCGTGGTCATCACGGCCTCACTATCTGGAACGAATTCTGGGATTTATAGTGCCAGTCGGATGACGTATACCTTAGCGGAAAATCGACAATTACCACACAAGATGACCTTGTTAAATCGCCATGGGGTCCCGTTTTATGCGGTCATTTCAATTTCAATTGGAATTTTAATTGGGGTGTTACTAAATGTGATTTTGCCCTATTACTTTAAAAGTGCCAGTGAAATTTTCGTGATGGTTTATAGTTCGAGTGTCTTACCTGGGATGGTGCCGTGGATTGTGATTTTGATCAGTCAGATTGAATTTCGCAAACAAAATGCGGCTAAGATGGTCAACCATCCTTTCAAGATGCCATTTTCACCGTATTCGAATTATTTAACGTTAGCTTTTTTAGCGTTAACCTTGGTATTTATGTTTATTAATCCGGAAACGCGGTATTCGATTTTAGTGGGAGTTGTCTTTTTAGTTATCATGACGATCATTTACTTCCGAAAATATCGCCAATCAACGGATACACATTAATCAGTTATCAATGATCAGCTTGTGACTTAATGGTCACCGGCTTTTTATTTGGGCAAAAGTTGCGGTAAAATTGGGTATCAACGGATTAATGAAGGGGGTTTTGAGGCAATGGTTAAACAAGGACATTATGCTAGCTCAAGTCGACGGAAGGTTGTCCATCAGCTCAAACAGCATCATCAAGCGCAGGCTGATCGGGTCATTGCCACAGCGGCGATAGCCGAATTTTTACAGGTCCGGTATCATTTGACGCAGGCCGGTGCACAACGGCCAATCGTACGTAAAACCATGCAACGCTGGCTAACGCAGTGGTTGGCATTAGCCACAGCGACGCCTGCCACGACTTGGTCGGTCGCCACTTTGACGGCACAAACGTTGCAAGCATTCAACCGGCAGTTACCTTGGCAGGGGTATGCGCTGGTATTACAAAATTTTGCAGCGTGGCAAGCTTTCTTGGTTAAAGAGGTTCCCGCAGTGCCACTGACGACACGGCTAACGTTGACGGCATTGCAGTCGCCGACACAGATTCAAGCACAGGTGATGCAACAATTGGCGGTGAATGGCTTGTTAGGCTTGCTGGGCCAAGATGAACAGCGATTAGCCCAAGTGACGACGACGCAGGTGGCACAATTACAAACAAGTCTACAAGTAGCGGGTAAGGTGGACTGGCAACGGGTCGCCACGTTACTAGAACCAGTTGCGGCCACGGCTACCAGTCAAGATATAAGTACACAGACTTGGGTGCAACAACTGAGAAAATTAACACCGAAAGATTTTGACTAAATGTTCAAAAAGGAGATGCACTAATGAAATTTATGACGTCTGATCAGGTGACTTTAGATTATACGGATGCGGGCCACGGACAAGCAGTGGTTATTTTAACCGGTTTTGGTGGTGCTAAAGCTATCTGGGCGGCCCAAATCCCGGTGTTGCTTGCTGCGGGCTATCGGGTTATTAATCTGGATGGCCGGTGCCAAGGGCTTTCAGAACACACGGCAAAAGGATTACGGATGAGTCGGCGGGCCCTGGATGCGGCTGAATTAATTGCAGCCTTACAATTAGAAAAACCGATTTTAATGGGAAATTCTATGGGAGCAGCAACTTGGTTTGCTTACCTATCCTTGTTTGGGGATGCTAACGTTGGCGCAGTGATTGATGTTGATCAATCGCCTAAAATGATCAACACCCCCCAATGGCCTTATGGCTTTAAAAAATTAACTTGGACAGATTTTCCCGCTAGTTTCCAGCAACCATTGGGGCGTTCGACCTTCAAACACATTGATGACGCAACGTATGCGCAAGTTAAAGCGGTTGCCAACCAAGCGCCATTTGATGCCCCCTTAATGGGCCCTTTACTGATCAATCACGCTGTTCAAGACTGGCGCGATGTGATCCAACAACTGACCAAGCCGTTTTTGATTATTGCAGGTCAAGAATCCCCTTACTTTAATTCAGATTTTGCGGCGGTTGTGGCGCAGACCGCCCCACAAGGGCAAAGTGTTGTGATTCCAGCAGCCGGCCATATTGTTATGGCTGAACAGTCAGCCGCGTTTAATACCGCATTATTACATTTTTTAGCAACGGTAACGTCAAGCGATGAGGATTAGCATCGCTGTTTAGTTGTTTTTGTTGACTAAATATGCCATAATTTGTTCGAATATATTTTAGCGATGGGGTAGGCTAAATTAAGCGAACGAAATGGGGATGGCTTAATGTCAATTCATCAAAACAATTTTTATGCTAACGAATTAGGCCGGCTGGTTAACGTGACGGTGATTTTACCGGAGCCAATGAATTCGGCGGGGAAGGTCGCCGCTACTTTCAGTCGCGGGTCAGCCCAATTACCTGTTATCTGGCTGTTACATGGTTTAGGTGGCGATGCGACGACGTGGATCCGCCAGACTGCAATTGAACGTTTAGCGACCCAGTATCGCGTCGCTGTCGTGATGCCACAAACGGAACGCGGCTTTTATACGGATATGGTCACTGGACCCCGGTATTGGACCTTTTTGACGACTGAATTACCAGACCGATTACGATTCATGTTCCCACTAAGTGCCGCCCGTGAACAAAATTTTGTGGTCGGAAATTCCATGGGTGGGTATGGGGCCTTGCGATGGGCGCTAACGTATCCAGAACGTTTTGCCGCCGTTGCTGCACTATCACCAGTGACGGATTTGGCACGTTTTCGGGTAGAACAGGCCGCAATTATGCCCGATTTTGACTTAGCGTTTGATCCGCAACATTTAAGCGATACGCCGGTTGGCATTGATTACTTGTTACAGCACTTGTCCGCACCTAGCCAGACCTTACGAGTCTTAATGACGACGGGGAGTGAAGATATGTTGCGGGCAATGGATGTCGCCTATCAGCCCCGGTTTGCCAATGCCTTTAAAACGAATTTTACGTGGCAAGAATTACCTGGACGTCACGATTGGCCGTTGTGGAATCAGCAGTTGCCGATGGTGATGCAATGGCTATGTGGCGAACAGTTGGCGCCATTGTAAAATTGTTTCACGTGAAACAATTGCTAAAACTCAAAAAAATCCCCGCCGGAAATTAGCTTCCAGCGAGGATTTTTTTGTTAATCAGTTTTAAGATTTAATTTAAGCCCGGATCTTTTTCCAAAAAGTGGAAGCGGATGAACTTACCAATTTCAGTGACAATTAGGACCACAATTCCAGCTAGGATGGGAATTCCCCAGCCGTAACCAAAGCTAACGTTGGTTGTGTGGAAGACTGATTGCATAAATGGCAAGTAGACAATCCCTAACTGTAGCAGAATAAGAATGCCGACAATGTAAAAGGCCATTTTATTTTGAAAGAGGTATTTAGAAATGACGGGATGGTTATTCCGCAAGTTAAACAGGTAGAAAATCTTCCCAAAGATAATGATGTTTAACGACATCGTACTTCCGACCACATTTGGCAAACCTAACGCAGTTAAGTAGTCGTAGGCGAAAATACCTAGTCCGGAAATGAGCAACGAAACATAGACAATTTCAAAGGAGTCTAACTTGGATAAAAGTCCGGCTTTGACGTTTCGCGGCCCGCGGGCCATAATCCCAGCCTCGGGTGGTTCGAAAATAAACGCAAACTGAATTGTTAATGCCGATACCATGTTAATCCAGAGTAACTGTGTCGGGTAGAGGGGCAATTCATGGCCCATTAGAATACTGATGATGACGACCAAGCCTTCTGCAAAACTGGTTGGCAGTAAAAAGCGAATCGTTTTCCGAATATTATCAAAGACGTGGCGACCTTCACGGACTGCCGCCACTATGTCGGCGAAATCATCGTCTGCTAAGACCATATTAGCAGCTTCTTTGGCGACTTCAGTTCCCTTAATCCCCATAGCAACCCCAATATCGGCTTGTTTTAAGGCTGGTGCATCGTTGACCCCGTCACCAGTCATTGAAACGACGTGTTGATTAGCTTGTTGTGCGCGGACAATCCGTAATTTATTGGCCGGAGTAGCGCGGGCAAAGACATTGTAGTCATCAATTTGGGCGTTGAGTTGTTGATCATCTAAAGCATCGATTTCAGGCCCCGTGATGGTTTTGACGTGTGGCGCTAAAGCCAACTTGTTGGCAATTGCCATCGCCGTATCTGGGTGGTCACCGGTAATCATTTTAACTTGGACACCAGCTTGGCGAAGTTCCGCAATGGCGGCAGCGGCTTCTTCACGGGGTGGGTCAATGATTCCGACCATACCGGCTAAGGCTAAGTTGCTAATGTTTTTGGCATCAATGGTCGTCATGTCTGGCGCAACGACTTGATAAGCTAAGGCGACGACGCGCAAGCCATCTGCGGTTAGGTCGGCCATGGCATGATCCCAATAAGTGGGAGCTGTTTTTTGATCGGTTAATCGCAAAATAGTAGCGGGCGAGCCTTTGACCATCAATAAGCGTTGGCCGTTAAAGTCAGCTAAACGTGCGGAGAATCGGAAAGCAGAGTCAAAAGGTAGCGAGTCGACTTCGGCTACTTTCGGATCATGACCAGTCATCTTACGATAAAGCGTTGTTAAGGCGCCATCGGTCGGTTCACCGGTCAGTTCCCATTTATTGTTTTCAAAATGCAATTGTGCATCAGTGGTTTGACCGGCAATATTGACTAGCCATTCCATGCTTTCATCCTGATGCCAATCCATTGTTTGACCGTTTAGTTTTAAGGACCCGTCGAAGTTAACGCCACCATCGGCATCATAACCCACACCAGTAACATCGAAGAAATGGTGTGGGGTGACCACTTTCGTGACGGTCATTTCATTTTTAGTTAAGGTCCCAGTCTTATCGGTATTAACAATATCCACGGCCCCCAGGGTTTCGACAGCGGGTAATGATTTAACGATGACATTTTTCTTCGTCATGCGCCGGGTCCCCATGGCTAAGACAACCGAAGTACTGGCAGGTAAGCCTTCTGGCATGGAACCCACGACCATGGTAATCACGGCAATTAGTAGGGTTGGTAAGCTGTAAGTATCCATCAGCAGGCCCAGACCAAATAACAAGACGGCTGCGACGACGATGGCGATTGATAAGCCGAGACCCAATGAATTCAAGTTTCGCATTAGCGGGGTCGGCTTTTCTTTGACAGCGCCAACCGATTGTTGAATGGCCCCGATTTCGGTTGCTTCGGCGGTTGCCACGACAATGCCTAAGCCGGAACCACTCGTGACCGCCGTTGAAGCATAGACCAAGTTACGCCGATCTGCCAAGGCCAATTGCTCAGCTGGCATGGGCTCTTCAATCTTTTCAACCGGATTGGTCTCACCAGTAAGAATGGATTCTTGCACACTTAGATTATCGGCAGAAATGAGGCGCATATCTGCCGGGACGGCGTCGCCCGCCTCCAAGTTGACCAAGTCACCAACTACTAAGTCGCGCGCATCAATCTCAAGTTTTTGGTTGTCGCGAATGACAAAGTTTTTAGATATCAGCATTTCACGGATGCGCTCTAAGGCGTTTCCCGCTTGACGTTCTTGCACGTAACCAATGATGGCATTGGCAATGATGACCAACCCGATGACGATGGAATCTGAGTAACGATGCATGAGAAACGTCATAATTGCGGCGGCAGCTAAAATATAAATAATACTATTATTAAACTGCTTGATGAACTGAATGAAGCGAGAAGTGTGCTTGGTTTCCAGTTCATTCCGACCGTTTTGTTGTAAACGGTGCTCAGCTTCGGCAGCACTAAGGCCAGTCACAGGATCAGTCCGGTACTTGGTTGCTAAAGTTGGTTCATCAAGCTGCCACAAATGGGTGGTATCCGGAGGCACCTGATCTTGGTCTTCCGGGTTAGTCAACTGCTGATTGTTATTATCTATCATTAAATTCACTCCTATAAAAGTTTTAAATTAAGCTTAACGATGGGGCGCAGTAAAATCGTTACGTTTTTTGGGCGTTAAGCAGGCCAAGGTGGCCACATCCCTTCCGGTTTTAGGTTGTCGTTAGTTATTATTATAAACGAATATTAATCGGCGTTGTTATAAAAATGTTTTACAGTTATATAACGCTTAATTACTTTAGTTGCAATAGTATATCAGATTACCCGTTAAAAGGCGCTAGTTAGCATTGCAACCCGGGTTTAAAACCAGTATGATGGCTAATAAATATAACTAAAAGGAAGCTAACTTGATGATTACCTATCGCTATTCTGTGGCGGCGGATTTACCGGCATTATTCGCCATTGATCAAACTATCTGGAATTCACAAAATAGTCCGGGGCCGATACTAGCCAAGGACCTCGCGGCATATACGCAAAATTATCCAAGCGGCAGTCAATTGGTGGCAGTTCAAGATGAGCAAATTTTAGGGATGATTTCTTGGAATCCAATGCCGCCCTTTATGTCAATGCGATTTACTTGGGATATTGGCATCGGGATTTTACCGCAAGCACAACATCAAGGCGTTGGGCGTGGTTTGATGACGAAACTTAAGGCTGAAGCGCGGCGTCTCGGGATTCATCGGCTTGAATTACGGGTGCTAGCGACTAATTTGGTGGCCCGGCAGTTCTATGCACAACTGGGATTTCAAGTAGAAAGTGTGGCCCGTGAGGCCTTTTACTTAGATGGTCATTTTGTGGATGACTATGGCTTGGCTTATTTGATTGATGAGTAGTGGAAATCAGTCAAGATCGGCGTTAATAATCGTTACAAAAAAGCGCTCGGGCAACTTTGTCCTGAGCGCTTAGTGTTTTAAAGGCATTACTAGCTTAGTCGATAGGGTCCTTCATGAGTAACCAAAGGATTAAGTAGGCGATTAATCCAGGAAACATCGGTGTAATTGCGAGTACGATGAAAATAAGCCGTGCGAGATTGGCATTCCAGTCGTAACGGGTGGCAATGCCGCCAATGACACCGGCAATCACACGATTTTGATTGGAACGATGAATGTTAATTTTCATGACGAAAGCCCTCCTTGAAGTGTATTTACACCTAGTGTAGCGTGTTCAGACTGGTCCGTCTACTAAGAGGCTTTTAAGCGGTTGGAAATGGATGTTCAGTGAGTACTGTTGTGTAGTAAGCGATTTCCTGGAGTGCTTGTGATAAGCCTTTGGTATAGCGTGCTTTTAGTGGGGCTGCCGCGATGAAGTGACCATCGGGTTGCAGGTTGTTTTGTAACTGACCAACAGGGGTGGGTTTAGGTAAGACCAGCATGCCTAGCCGTTGTAAGACGGGGACCAGCGCTGCCGCACCAAACTGGCCACCACGCATGTTATCAGCATATGAAACGAGTTTAACCGGTTTACGCTGGCCTTCAAAAGCCAGAAAATCGAGGGCATTTTTGAGCGCGGCCGGCATCGCATGGTTATACTCTGGTGTCAAGATGAGGTAACCGTCTGCTTGGGCCATATCACTAACCCATTGTTGCTGATTAGCGGGTAAGTGACGCTGGTTGTTTGCCATTGGTGGTAGTGCTTCATCAAAAAAGGGTAGATTGTATTGAGCTAAGTCTAAAAAGGTCGTCTTGAGACCTAATTCAGTACATAATGCAGGTGCCGTCAGCTGCAAATGGTTGAATAAAGCCCGACCGAGGGAACTTTTACGGGTACTACCTAAAATAATCGCAATTGTTTGCATAAGTAATTAACTCCATTTCGTTATTGATTCGCATGAATACAAAATGTTATTATAGACGGATAATCTTAATAATACAAGTATTTATTCATGTGAATTAAAAAGGAGATGAAAAGATGACCGAACCGTTAATCGAGCAGATAATGTCTGAATTAAATGCATTTATCGCCCAAGATGGCGTTGATGATGACGAGAAACAATGGGCGCAACGACAGACGACGGATGTCCACCTGCAACAGCAACTCAAGCAATTGTCGACTACCGATATTAAGGTAATTGCGCAATTAGCGACACAATCGGCGACGCACGCTAAAGCATTGCCACAACTAACGACGTTGTCACAAGCGACCATCTCACGAGCAGTTACTAAGTTAGCGCAGGTGGGCTTAGTTGAAAAATTTCGGAGTTTGCAAAACAATAAAGAAGTTTTAGTGCGGTTAACGACAGCGGGGCAACAGGTGGCACAACTCCAGCACCAATTAAAGCTGGCGATTGCTGCACAAGCCAGCGCCATTGCTGCAGACTATACGCCAGCAGAATTGACCCGGTTCGTGACCTTGATGCACCGAATTCGCCAAATCAAGCTGTGACTAGCATCTGGGAATGATAAGTCATTGACAGCCACGGTCAAAATTGTAAGTTAATAGCTGACAAGCCATACTCAGTTCTGGTATTGAAAGCGATAATGACCTTTTATATTCAGTCGTAAAATTGGAATTTTCGTTGAGATACTAATTTTGATCAAAGCTTAGTAAAACAGATTTTACTTGTTGAAACCTCCTATGAAATGCAGCGCACTGAAAATCAAAGGTGTGCCAGTTACGCTAATATTTCCCGGGAAATAATCGTGAACTACTCAAAAAATGTGGGCTGAAATGTGATAAGCTAGGTTGTACTATCTTGACTTACAAAAAATTAGTAGTCGCTAGATTTGGAGATGATAGTTGTGGATGACGCAGAACGTGAGCGCGGACCATGGCATCGTAATTTAATTGTTTTATGGTTTTGTACCTTTGTGGCTGGGATGGCATTTAGTGAAATTATGCCATTTTTGTCATTGTTTGTGAGCCAGCTAGGAGACTTTAATAAGCAGCAAGTGACCTTTTATAGTGGTCTTGCCTATGCGGCTGATTATGCTATTTCTGCTATTTCCGCACCATTATGGGGTATTATTGCGGATAAAAAAGGTCGTAAAGTGATGTTACTACGCGCTTCGTTAGGGATGGCGTTGGCGATGGGGTTAATGGGGTTTGTCACCAATGTTTGGCAATTAGTTGCTTTACGGGCTTTACAAGGTGTCTTTGCCGGTTTTATTTCCAATGCGCAAGCGCTAGTCGCTTCTCAAACACCACGTAAATATAGTGGTCACGCATTGAGTACCTTAATCACTGGGGCCGTTAGTGGTCAGTTATTTGGGCCGGTTATCGGTGGTGTCTTAGCCGAAGTGTTCTCGATTCGAAATACGTTCTTTATTACGGCGGGGTTATTAGTTGGTGCATTCTTGCTGAGTTTGTTCTTCGTGCAAGAACATTTCAAACCAGTTGATCATCATCGAGAACCGGGTGCTAGTCGCAATCCATTGGCAGCCTTTCAAAATCCTAAGTTAATCATTATCATGCTGTGCTCGACCATGATTGTCCAACTAGGGAATGCGTCAATTGCGCCGATTATTAGTTTATATGTGCGCGAATTGATGCATTATAAAGGCCCAATTACGGTTGTGGCCGGGATTATTGCTGCCTTACCCGGAATTTCTAATATTTTAGCGGCCCCTCGGCTAGGTCGGTATGGCGACCAGCATGGTTCAGGGCGGGTGCTATTGTTTGGGTATGTTTTTGCAGTTATTATGTATTTCCCACAAGGTTGGGTCACGAGTGTGATTGCCTTAGGGTTGTTACGATTTGCGATTGGAATTTCTGATGGGGCACTGTTCCCAGAAATTCAAACCTTATTGACTAAGAATACGCCAGTGCATTTGACGTCAACGATTTTCAGTTACAATCAGTCTTTTCAGGCGATTGGTAATATGTTAGGCGCTTTGTTAGGTGGCGTAATTGCTGGGATTTTTGACTATAATTCAGTCTTTATTCTGACTGCCGTGATGTTGGCCATTAACTTAGGCTTGATTTTGTGGTTGGTCCCAGGAATTTGGAAACAACAGGGGTCATTAGCTGAATAGTACGGTCTAAATGGTTAGGGAGGCGTACCTCGCTAACCATTTTTTGTTGTCAAAATTGAAACGAAGGCGTATGGTAATTCTATGACTATCGAACTAAAACAACAGATTAGTGAAGACCAACAACGTATCGCAATCTTTAAAGCTTTGGCTGATCAAAACCGATTGCGAATTATCCGAGTACTTTATCAGACGAACCGTGAA
This genomic window from Lactobacillus sp. CBA3606 contains:
- a CDS encoding HAD-IC family P-type ATPase; its protein translation is MIDNNNQQLTNPEDQDQVPPDTTHLWQLDEPTLATKYRTDPVTGLSAAEAEHRLQQNGRNELETKHTSRFIQFIKQFNNSIIYILAAAAIMTFLMHRYSDSIVIGLVIIANAIIGYVQERQAGNALERIREMLISKNFVIRDNQKLEIDARDLVVGDLVNLEAGDAVPADMRLISADNLSVQESILTGETNPVEKIEEPMPAEQLALADRRNLVYASTAVTSGSGLGIVVATAEATEIGAIQQSVGAVKEKPTPLMRNLNSLGLGLSIAIVVAAVLLFGLGLLMDTYSLPTLLIAVITMVVGSMPEGLPASTSVVLAMGTRRMTKKNVIVKSLPAVETLGAVDIVNTDKTGTLTKNEMTVTKVVTPHHFFDVTGVGYDADGGVNFDGSLKLNGQTMDWHQDESMEWLVNIAGQTTDAQLHFENNKWELTGEPTDGALTTLYRKMTGHDPKVAEVDSLPFDSAFRFSARLADFNGQRLLMVKGSPATILRLTDQKTAPTYWDHAMADLTADGLRVVALAYQVVAPDMTTIDAKNISNLALAGMVGIIDPPREEAAAAIAELRQAGVQVKMITGDHPDTAMAIANKLALAPHVKTITGPEIDALDDQQLNAQIDDYNVFARATPANKLRIVRAQQANQHVVSMTGDGVNDAPALKQADIGVAMGIKGTEVAKEAANMVLADDDFADIVAAVREGRHVFDNIRKTIRFLLPTSFAEGLVVIISILMGHELPLYPTQLLWINMVSALTIQFAFIFEPPEAGIMARGPRNVKAGLLSKLDSFEIVYVSLLISGLGIFAYDYLTALGLPNVVGSTMSLNIIIFGKIFYLFNLRNNHPVISKYLFQNKMAFYIVGILILLQLGIVYLPFMQSVFHTTNVSFGYGWGIPILAGIVVLIVTEIGKFIRFHFLEKDPGLN
- a CDS encoding GNAT family N-acetyltransferase, with product MITYRYSVAADLPALFAIDQTIWNSQNSPGPILAKDLAAYTQNYPSGSQLVAVQDEQILGMISWNPMPPFMSMRFTWDIGIGILPQAQHQGVGRGLMTKLKAEARRLGIHRLELRVLATNLVARQFYAQLGFQVESVAREAFYLDGHFVDDYGLAYLIDE
- a CDS encoding PspC domain-containing protein produces the protein MKINIHRSNQNRVIAGVIGGIATRYDWNANLARLIFIVLAITPMFPGLIAYLILWLLMKDPID
- a CDS encoding NADPH-dependent FMN reductase, whose translation is MQTIAIILGSTRKSSLGRALFNHLQLTAPALCTELGLKTTFLDLAQYNLPFFDEALPPMANNQRHLPANQQQWVSDMAQADGYLILTPEYNHAMPAALKNALDFLAFEGQRKPVKLVSYADNMRGGQFGAAALVPVLQRLGMLVLPKPTPVGQLQNNLQPDGHFIAAAPLKARYTKGLSQALQEIAYYTTVLTEHPFPTA
- a CDS encoding MarR family winged helix-turn-helix transcriptional regulator; this translates as MTEPLIEQIMSELNAFIAQDGVDDDEKQWAQRQTTDVHLQQQLKQLSTTDIKVIAQLATQSATHAKALPQLTTLSQATISRAVTKLAQVGLVEKFRSLQNNKEVLVRLTTAGQQVAQLQHQLKLAIAAQASAIAADYTPAELTRFVTLMHRIRQIKL
- a CDS encoding MFS transporter, which codes for MDDAERERGPWHRNLIVLWFCTFVAGMAFSEIMPFLSLFVSQLGDFNKQQVTFYSGLAYAADYAISAISAPLWGIIADKKGRKVMLLRASLGMALAMGLMGFVTNVWQLVALRALQGVFAGFISNAQALVASQTPRKYSGHALSTLITGAVSGQLFGPVIGGVLAEVFSIRNTFFITAGLLVGAFLLSLFFVQEHFKPVDHHREPGASRNPLAAFQNPKLIIIMLCSTMIVQLGNASIAPIISLYVRELMHYKGPITVVAGIIAALPGISNILAAPRLGRYGDQHGSGRVLLFGYVFAVIMYFPQGWVTSVIALGLLRFAIGISDGALFPEIQTLLTKNTPVHLTSTIFSYNQSFQAIGNMLGALLGGVIAGIFDYNSVFILTAVMLAINLGLILWLVPGIWKQQGSLAE